aggagtggcttcgggacaagtatctgaatgtccttgagtggcccggacatgaacccgatttgaacatctctggagagacctgaaaatagctgtgcatcaacactctccatccaacctgacagagcttgagagtatctgcagagaagaatgggagaaactccccaaatacaggtgtgaaaAGCTTGTagaatcatacccaagaagactcgagactgtaatcgctgccaaaagtgctccAACAAAGTATAgcttaaagggtctgaatacttatgtaaatgttatatttaagttgtttcatttttaataaattagcaaacatttctaaaaacctgtttttgctttgtaactatggggtattgtgagtagatgaaggaaaaaaactatttaatcaattttacaataaggctgtaaacgttacaaaagtcaaggggtctgaatactttctgaaggcactttaatTTTAAACAAGACATGCATACCCCGGGACCTTGTGGTTCGCTCCATTGGTTGATGTTCCTGCTGCAACTTGGCCATCTTTACCAATCACAATCATCCCTAATGTCAGGAAAAGGTACACAATATTAAATGTACAATTCTGATCTGAAGATCAAAGTTGACTATCGACCTCTACAAAACAATTCATTAATTTAATGAACTATACCAATAGTGTCATGTGCATGTATATCAATCTGTCGTTTTCTCTTTTGCCTCAGTGTGGCTCCAGGTTTGTATGGTCCACAGTATTGTGAAGGATCTGGGGAAACGTTCTGTTGATATTAAAGGGGAAAGATTAGTCAACATCAATTTGGGTTAAGACTGTTCTAATCACAGCAGCCATAGACAAATAACACATTAGGTTGTTTGTGATTATATCCACAGTTCTGTAAAGGAATAGTTTTTATTACATTttgttttgtcatttagcagatgttcttatccagagcgacttgcagtAAAGCAAAGAGAAGGCTTCCAATTTAATGAAGATATTTTCTACTTCAACCAGCACACTACCTAAGCACCTTAATCTTTTGGCTATGGTTACCCAGCTCAATAGTAATTTAAGCAGCCGGGAGCCCAATATGCATAAGCATTGTATTGTCTACAGGGCTTTGGTTGTGCCAATGGTAACAGCATGTTGGGATAAACAATAGTCTCTTTCATACGTCCCCTAATGCATTATTCATAACATGGATGTCCATTTAATTCATTACTTTTTCAAACATGGTGATATCCTTACATTTTTTCAGTACAGTATAAATCAATATGATTATGGAAGCCTGCATGCATCTTCCATACAAGATAATGACAGACCAAAGCTATATTAGAAAACACACACCTTGTGATAATTGGGTTGGCAGTTGTCCTTCAACCACTGTGTGAAAATGCTGATAGATTTGTTGGTTGTAAGGTCTTCTGCAGTGAAGCCCATGTTCTCAGCAAAGACTGATGCTGTGTTGAACATGGTAGTGGGGTTAAAAATAACAATATAGGGTCAAAAGCAGCAAACCGCAATACAATGTACTACTAACTGTATATGATGGAATGGTTAGCTGTAGGAGGCTACTGTATGTTAAAAGATATGTGATGAGTTACATGCAAAAGGAGTCATGTTTTTGCTGTGTCTGTCCCCTTAGCCAATAAAAGCCTATTTTGAATCCTGCAATACCTGACTCGCCCACCAGTAGTGTGTGGTCGGTGCGTTCCATCACGGCTCTGGCCACCCCAATTGCATTCTTGATTCTGCGTAGGTCTCCTACAGCGCCCACCTCCATTGTATTACTGCATCCACACAAAACCAGGAAACCTTTAATGAAGAATATTAATAATATTTCCAAAAAATGCCATGTCCCACTATAACTTAATTAAACATTGTATTGACTGAAATGGGATCAATTGGTTTTAGACACCCCTAAGCCCTACTCTACTGACTAGTTAGTGGGTATGACTTGCCCGTTCATGATCATGGCATCCAgggtggtctctcctctctcatctgggCTCCCTCCAAACCCCACACTGCCATCACACTGGTCAGCCTCGCAGCGGGCACAGCCCTTCTCCACGGCATCCAGCACAGAGCCCCCAGCTTGCAGAGCACTCCACGCTTTAAGCGagagagtcacagacagacagatgagtgTTTGACTTAGTAAGAATATTGCAGTCTTGCTACATTCTAGGAATAAGTCTAGACATGAAAATAtgctttgtaaaaaataaatggatGTGCCTCCTGATTCACCAATTCAACATGAATGGGTCCCAAGAGCATCATTTGTACATAAAATAATATGTTGGTTCCCACGCAACACACAAAATATGTAGCAGAGGTAGAACCTAGAAACACACAATATTTAACTTTTTCACAGTATTTAGACATGATTTTGGTCACATATTATCAGTGCCAGACGGTACAGTCCCAATCCTGCCAGATAACATGACCATCTCAAGGGATTGCCCATAAAAAAGGAATAGGCCTAGGCTGCCAAAGAACCATTTGGTCAATGATCCCCCCCCAGTTGCCAAGGATTAGTATGCCAACTGGTGATATTTTGACAGCTTGGATTGTCCACATCAACTCAGAAAATAAAATCGAAATATTTTAGAGGGCCACATTCATCTCTTGGGCTGGCAGGACAGATCTAGCTAGCTATGTCTTTCTTACAATGTATCATTTGATAAAGTTGTATCAAAATTGATAACTTATTTGCAACAATAAGAACTAAATGATAGAATGAAGTTACCTGCCGCTGTAGCATGCTCGAATTGCCATGTGTTTATAACAAGAGGCAATGTTGCGTGGCCAAATGGCAACAAAAACATCAATATAATACACAGATGCATTTTGACAAAAGTTTTGCAAAATAAATAACGTTAGCTTTCAGTTTCAACTGCAATTTTTTTCCAGAACATGTTAATttcaagtgatttttttttaacgtTCCACAGTATTTCGAAAATATACGAGGCGTTTTGAAATTAGTTGGTTAAAAATAAACCTAGCTTTCATGAAGAATTTAATTAAGAATGAACGTTCATTTTTCGACTTCCTTGTTTTGGCACATGACTAGTGGGCAGGCTTTTCATTAAAGGGCCAGTGTATCTTTTCAGTGCAATGCATATGTTGAAATACAGCTTCATGCTCTGCATTGCTTTTCTGCAATTGCATGGGACTTGATAAAGTGAACAATAAAAAAATACCACGTTTGCTGCGCTCATTATGCCAACACTTATCTAAATTCAGATCACACATGTTAACTCATTCACAACTGTAGCCTAGCAATAAATCTGTGAAATAGAAATGGATTGGCTCCATCCATTTAAAATAGGTTCACGATTAATGTTAGTTGCGGGAGATATTGGATTCAACGTTTTGCTAGAACTGAAAACAGTGGATTTAATTTGATCTTCTCATCTCAAACAAAAGAAGACAAAAGCACAGGCTACACAGGGAAAGTAACAAAACAATCAAGTCTATCCTTGAGAAGTGAACCTTAGTAGTGTGTCATCCTTTACATTATTCATTTGGAAAATGCAATTTTCACTGATATTTTATTCATTGGTTAGTCCTTAAACATGGCATGACATACCATGATTGTTACAAGGTGTCTGTTGGGGAACAAtgaagagagaaatatagagtATAACTTTTTCTGTGTTATTGATCAAAATGAAAGAGCAGAGGCTAAAAGGATTGCCCTTATAGGATATAACTTCGTCAATCACACATGCCCTTTGTGATGCAATTTTCACGATGTCCTCCACAGCTTTTCAATAAACAATGTCACTATAGTTGTGTAGAATAAGCATCACAGCTCAATCCTATGAATAAATGTTGCATGTCAGCATAAAAGACAGTGAGAAAGGACACCACGTGCACATACTGTATGCGTCTATAGTCTCATAAGAAGACATTAAATATTATGCATGCTTATAGCATGTGAAATCATTTGGGCTGTCGGTCAATTCAAATgggtgatttatttattttccctattCGTTGATTACTAATACCAATGAATCCGATACAAGGAGTTAATGATCCTGACCTTTGTTGTGTGCTGTAGCCCGAGTAAGCAATGATTAGCCCTTTTGTCAGTCAACTGTTGACTTCTTATGTGACATACATTTTACTTGTGGGGTTTGAAGGGAGCTTATGATCTAATCGTTATTGAATGGTCATGTTAAAGGCATTGGTTAAACATTTATGATTCAACCGATTCATCTTTTTTGATCAGTTGTTGACTGAACCATTAGTTGATTGGCCTGAACGATCCATTAATAGCATATAGCTGTATGCACACTATAGCAGTTTATGGTTGAGACACTGAACTTGTCAAATTGAATTGCAAGGCCTACTAATGATGTGTTTTATTGCTCTGCCTTTACAGTGTTGGCTAATACAAAAGAAGTTGCGCAAATCACCAACTCATGAATTTGATATGGACCCTAAAAGCCACAAGTTAtcgaggtggtggtagtggtgtacCACTGTTTTTCATGTAACTTCTTTTTTTTACAACTTCACATGTAAATACCTTTGCAGCATGCACTTTTGTAAAGGACCATGGGATCACAATTGAGGTGAGATAACAGGTGATAATAGCGCAAAAGAAAAATCATGATAGGGTTCAGCTCATGTAATGAAAAACTTGAGAGCGAGAATATTAACTGCACTTTTTTTCTTGAAAGGAACTTTGCAAATAGTTAATGTTTCTATTTAAAACATGTTAAATACTCCCAATTTGTCTCATGACCATAGGGACTAAGTAGAGTTCCATGATTAGCCACTCTTCAGATGATTAAATATAGCTCggaataaactttttttttttaagaaaaaaCTCTAAGCAACACCAAAGTCAGTTGGTTCCATTTGGAGTAAAATCATTGAATGTGAAACAGATGGTAGAGAGATTTGTCAAGAGACCTGGCTTTGCAACACATGCGCAGTGAAGAGATTCATGGGTAGCGATTTTAAAGGTCCGATAAAAGACCAGCAGTGTTTCAAAGCAAGCAAATGGAGTAAGACGCCAGCTAGGTAAACAGCGATAGCAGCTGCCCgaccagaagaagaaaaaaacgttCTTTTAAATGGCTGGCATTGGAATAAGCGTGGAGCACAACAGATCTGCCTTCAATGGAATTCAAATGCAAATAAACAAAGCATTGATTATTGAAGTATTCCCACAAGAAATGATATTGCTATTTGGTGAAGGTGACGTGACGATAATAAGGATGGTAGgcacttttccacatttttatCTGTTAAACAATGCCAATAAAGTCCTAATTGCGGGGGTAATTACAAAAATGATTTATTCAGAGTTCAGTGGCCAACTTGGCAGTCTCTTTGTTGTATTTCTTTGCCGATTTGGATGAAGTACAGATAATAATTTCTTGTATTTCTCTAACTTACGAATGAAAAGTATTTTCTTCACACGTTTCAATGAAAACTAacattttatctttatttcagATATAGAATTGGAGAAAGATGTTAGATGATTTTAAATCAATCCACTTAGATCTGTATAAACATTAAGTATATCTGTTTGTATCTTTGTCAACGATGTGTATTTGACACATTACCTAGCTTGAACGTTAATATTTACATTAAGTCAAATGTCCATTGCTGTATTACCAAAAGTTGGCCAATTTCTAACTATCATTAAAAAAGTGAAGCACTTGTGAAGAGCAAAGCAATAGCTTAGTTATTCAGTTTTCTATCAATCTAGTTCAGTAATGCAATAGCATCAGTGAAAAAAATGCACTAAAAACCTGATAGGTAAAATTAAatatgtatatttaaaaaatgtattctaaAATGGCTCAACTGGAGCACCAAGATAATGCTAGCTGCACTCATACTTTGTCCggcacttttttttaaagaaatccATGAGAAACATTTTCTATTATGAGTTGaatatcaaattgtattttatttgtaatatcAAAGAGTCATTATAAAATTTGATTTGGCACTGTTTTTGAAACAAACATTCACTCAAATATTAGCAAACAAAATACACCAAAAGACAAAACATTTAGCTTGAAATGTTCCTTTAGGAAACTACAATAACATCAGTGGATTAGGTGCATTTCTGCTCAGTCAAGCACCCTTTTCAAGAAGCTTAGGAACCTTATGTATGGATATTTCCTTGTGCTTTTCATTGCGATTTGAATGTGTTAAATCCTTCCAAAAGCCTTGCATTCGAGGCTACTCAAGCAGATCTCAATGTTTGCTTTTGGTTGAAGCATTTAGGAACTGAGACGGACTCAAAGGTTTGTTTCTGGACACAGGCTAGGACAGGCAACGCTTTGTCACATTTCTAACAAAATGTTTAACAGGGGAGGGACGGGTCCATTAATATTTATTATGCAAGGCAAATCAACATTTCTCTTAGTcttatgtttttttaaatcagccaAAATCTTTAAAAATATGTAAACGATATATACCTTTAAAAGTAATTTCACATCATGCAATAAGGAATGGAATGTAAAGAAGCAGATTACTCAAAAGGGGCATGAGCAAAACTGTTCAAAGCACTTAATTATCATTCTATTGTGGGCTTATGTATGTACCCCAAACTTATAACGCTCACAATATCCATAGAGATTCAACATTTGCAAGGACCTCTTTTTCAGCTCTGTCAGCAGTTGTGTACAATCTAGTAATACATTCAGAGACTGGCTTAGAGGCAAGATATATATAACTTAAGGCTgttaatgctgtgtgtaatgtatttTGTTGTGTACTCTCCAGTTACATTGACTGactcttggaatggcctagtagTGTGTTGTTTCTCAGAGGTTGCTGCTGTCACAACTGGTGAATGTGAACTGCTTAACATTGCAATTGATACAAGGCAGATGCCAAGGTGGACTAGAATGGCTACTTGGAATCTGCCAGTGGAAGGACCAACATTTTGTGAAGTGAAAGGTAAATTCAGACTATGCTGTCTTTTTCTTCTTCTGACTAGAACGTTAAGGTACTCAGAGCCAATATCAATCATGCATCAGTAGCTGATTGATCAATAATTATTACAGATTCAGAATGTATGCTATGAGAACAAGATGTGAAGTATGTTATTTTGGCTCAGACTAGAGTGTACAGTACATCCAACACAATGTAATGACCTATAGATCCAGTGGATGGGGCTGAAGTGGAACCTCTATCATATTACCCTACATGATGAACAATCATTGTAAAATCCTTTGAATCAACAGCATTGATTGATCCACAGGAATTGCTGTTCTTGTTACTCACGTGCAATCAAAAGGATCAAGTAatttatattttgtttatttttggaaATAGTGCTTGTGAATGAACATGAATGGAAAACATAATTCAAAACTTTTGATTATATTTTGTACTTTAAACCAGGTTACTTCTTCTAAAGCTTTTCTCCCGAAATCTTCAGTGTACCAGAtcaacatttggaaaaaggtGCATCCCAAGACAAATTCAAAGCAGTTTGAATGCTATTTCAAGAAGTGGAAGAAGAAGAATGCCATTGGTAAGTATCACAAAACCTCAGGTATTCCTCTTGAGATTTAAATTCCTCTTCACACACAAGAGAGCAGGAAGAGCCTCTATCCTAGCTTTGGCAACCGTATGAAGTATCTTCCTTTGCCTGTTCTTTTCTCTACTGCCTGTGCAGCTGTGATAAGACACTAGTTGCATCAGCGGAGAGAGGTCGCGGCGACTACCCGGGGTGTGGTGTTATGCTTTCGATGGAGTCACTGATGAACTGTTTACTCTAAATGGTAATGAGGTGCTAGGGGGAGCACCAATCTTTACAGAAAGCTGTTAGGTGACTAGTGTCAACACAAAAGCCCCTGCCATGCCTGTGTCATGATCCCACTTTAATGAAACAATGAGATAGTAACCCCATGAGAGCAAATAGGTTTGTTTGTGATACTATTGGCATTAAGTGTTTTGAGTGCTACATTTCCCGTAGCTAGCACTAAGGTAGCAAGCAAGCATTGTGGATCTAAACACGTTTCAGGTAACTGTCCCTATCCAAACACGTTTCAGGTAACTGTGCCTATCCTATCGTCAACAGTCCACTGATCTGAAAGAGGGTGAACGTGGTGGAAGGCCACTATTTTACATGTTGGAATTGCAGCCATACATTGTAACCATGCAAATGCACATAGCTGAGTGAGGTATGTGCGCTATGATCAGCTCAATCTAACAGTGATAGTCATTTTATATTCAGAAGATATTTCCCAGGAAAAATAAAGCAGTATCAATTGaagtctccttttctctccactgcATTCTTATTTCTTTACCTGCTTTGAATTCCGTTGCAGCTCTTTAGACTTTGACAACACCAGACAAAATCCAATTGATCTTTATCTTTCATTTGTACACAAGGAAGAGGTGTTCAAAAACATAAAAGGTGCAGTACCAAAATACGCAAAGGTACAACCAGGTGATATTACCGATGTAAATATTGACTCACACTATACCATTTAAACACCTATCCTAGATGTTATATACACAGACTCGGTCTATAAATTATGAACACCTTTCCTAGAGGTTATTTCCACATGATATAAAATGGCTTAGCAATGCCAGTCTGTATtaaatgtgtttgtgttgtaAGGTACACTTCAGGGAATCAATTCAGTCAATCAAATACCAAATTAATTAGAGATTGTTTTCTGATTACTGACCACATTACATTTTTCTTTGAGGTAAACATGCAGAATGATATTTGCAGTTAATTAAAATAAATTGTACGAACTAGATTAATTGCGTTTGAATTAGATGGTCAATCTGTACACCAAATTTCTCATTTCAATTTTTTAGTGGGCAATAGCTCCCAATCAGTATTGGGCACCTCCTTTCACTCCTGGGTGGAGATGGAAACTTAACAACCGACAGCATACATTCATTTGTGTTGTAAAGATTTAAGAGCACCAAAACCAATTCAATTAAAGAGACATTTATTCCGGGGCAATAGAAAAGGTCCCAGAACCGCTGAGAGTATTGTAGAAAAAAGTCTTATTGACTTGGATTCAAATGAAGCTGTTGTGAGGAAATGGATTTGTTTGTCGAAAAGCGCTGCATGTGTCACTCCAAACAATGAGAGTAAAATAACCACTTTAATTCCTGTGTTCTGTCGTCATCAAAGTGATCAGCGTTTTGACTGGCACCTGTTGAGGAATCAATGTAATTGAATGCATTTTTGTTCCCCACCGTCTGGTTCTCTGTTAAAAACACTGTGAGGACTGATTTAGAAAGCAGCAGCTATGCTCATGTTTTCCTGGTGTTTCCCTGGTGTAAATGTAGATGTATTACAGTATTGAACGAAACACAATTGTTGTATACATCATTTCCTGTACATCGGAATACTGTGATATCCTGGGACAGCTGATATTGATCTCAATAAAGGTATTTAAACACAGATGCTATATCTTTCGCAGTAAAATGGATGTTTTCTAGTACCTAAAACTATGTATCAACTAAGTACAATACTTTCCAGCATTATCTCCCAAAATGATCCAAAAACCAAGATCTTCAAGATTACAGGTTTGTTTTACATTTACCCCTGATCACACAGAGTACACAATATAGAGTATTACAGTAGGCCTTATGTATTAACAAAATGGAGTAAACATTAGATTTACTAGAGTTACAACAGGATGTTGTCGCACACATCCCAGGGATGCCATGACATTTGGTTCAAATAGtggagttaatttccccccaagAGACTTCTAACATCTTTAATTGGTCTAAGAGAGCACTGCACAGTGTAATCAATCCTATCACCCCTGGGGGACTATAGTCTTCAATATGAGGATATACTTTGAAAAGATGTGTGGCCTTGAAAATACCTTTTGTAAATTGCCCATTTAATTCCAAATACTTAGAACCTACAGAAGCAGTAATGACTCAAAGCAACCTGGGTACCTATTTTATTATTAAGATCTCATTTACTCCTCATTCAGATTAATCTTACAAGAGTCTTTAAAACATAAAAATACAATTGATAAAACAATCACATTTTCACAAGTAAAATTACGTTCCAAACAGCAGACTTATTGACATGTAAAGTAAATAGAAAGTCAGTAGGAAAGAATCGAATTGATAATTACTCTGGCAGTCTGAAAAGGGTACAAAGTACATAAACCCTAATCTACAAATTGAACACAATTTGGTTCCATTTGTCTATAACACCACTAACTGCTTAAAGTCAATGAAAGACTTTATAAAACCACCTCTGTGACTGCCTACTTTTGGTAGTCAAAATCctaatgtaaaaacaaaatgttacaaaatgatatatattttttgttttggtTTGATGGATGCACACAACAGTCCTCATTAGTGGATCTCTTTGAGAAAGGGTGATGA
This DNA window, taken from Oncorhynchus gorbuscha isolate QuinsamMale2020 ecotype Even-year linkage group LG13, OgorEven_v1.0, whole genome shotgun sequence, encodes the following:
- the aga gene encoding N(4)-(beta-N-acetylglucosaminyl)-L-asparaginase, which translates into the protein MHLCIILMFLLPFGHATLPLVINTWQFEHATAAAWSALQAGGSVLDAVEKGCARCEADQCDGSVGFGGSPDERGETTLDAMIMNGNTMEVGAVGDLRRIKNAIGVARAVMERTDHTLLVGESASVFAENMGFTAEDLTTNKSISIFTQWLKDNCQPNYHKNVSPDPSQYCGPYKPGATLRQKRKRQIDIHAHDTIGMIVIGKDGQVAAGTSTNGANHKVPGRVGDSPIAGAGSYADSTAGGAAATGDGDVMMRFLPSYLAVELMKTGTDPSTACKTSISRIKIHYPGFFGAVICANTTGHYGAACNKVPGFSKFPFVVYNSKIKSPLLQSVDCF